From one Marmota flaviventris isolate mMarFla1 chromosome 1, mMarFla1.hap1, whole genome shotgun sequence genomic stretch:
- the Cd36 gene encoding platelet glycoprotein 4: MGCDRNCGLITGAVIGAVLALFGGILMPVGDMLIEKTIKKEVVLEEGTTAYKNWVKTGTEVYRQFWIFDVQNPQEVAVNSSNIKVKQRGPYTYRVRFLAKENITHDHEDNTVSFVQPNAAIFEPSLSVGTENDTFTVLNLAVAAAPHIYQNAFVQVLLNSLIKKSKSSMFQTRTLRELLWGYKDPFLSLVPYAITTTVGVFFPYNDTADGVYRVFSGKDNISKVAIIDTYKGKRNLSYWPSYCDMINGTDAASFPPFVEKTRILQFFSSDICRSIYAEFGSEIDLKGIPVYRFVLPAKAFASPVENPDNHCFCTEKVISKNCTSYGVLDIGKCKEGKPVYISLPHFLHASPDVSEPIEGLSPNEEEHSTFLDVEPITGFTLQFAKRLQVNILVKPAKKIDALKSLKKNYIVPILWLNETGTIGDEKAEMFKSKVTGKIKLLGLVENILLGVGVVMFVAFMISYCACRSKRSGK, encoded by the exons ATGGGCTGTGACCGGAACTGTGGCCTCATCACTGGGGCTGTCATTGGTGCAGTCCTGGCTTTGTTTGGAGGTATTCTAATGCCAGTTGGGGATATGCTTATTGAGAAGACGATTAAAAAG gaAGTTGTCCTTGAAGAAGGTACAACGGCTTATAAAAACTGGGTTAAAACAGGCACAGAAGTTTACAGACAGTTTTGGATCTTTGATGTGCAAAATCCACAGGAAGTGGCAGTGAACAGCAGCAACATTAAGGTTAAACAAAGAGGTCCTTACACATACAG AGTTCGTTTTCTAGCCAAGGAGAATATAACTCATGATCATGAGGACAACACAGTCTCTTTCGTTCAGCCCAATGCTGCAATCTTTGAACCTTCACTGTCAGTTGGAACCGAGAATGACACATTCACAGTTCTCAATCTGGCTGTAGCA gctGCACCCCATATCTATCAAAATGCATTTGTTCAAGTGTTGCTCAATTCACTTATCAAAAAGTCAAAATCTTCTATGTTCCAAACCAGAACTTTGAGAGAACTGTTGTGGGGCTACAAGGATCCATTCTTGAGTTTGGTTCCATACGCTATTACTACCACAGTTGGTGTGTTCTTTCCT TACAATGATACTGCTGATGGAGTTTATAGAGTCTTCAGTGGAAAAGATAATATAAGCAAGGTTGCCATAATAGACACTTATAAAGGTAAAAG GAATCTCTCCTACTGGCCAAGTTATTGCGACATGATTAATGGTACAG atgcaGCTTCGTTTCCACCTTTTGTTGAGAAGACTCGAATATTGCAGTTCTTTTCCTCTGATATTTGCAG GTCCATCTATGCtgaatttggatctgaaattGACCTGAAAGGAATCCCTGTGTATAGATTTGTTCTTCCAGCAAAGGCCTTTGCATCTCCAGTTGAAAATCCAGACAACCATTGTTTTTGCACAGAAAAAGTTATCTCAAAAAATTGTACATCCTATGGTGTTCTAGACATTGGCAAGTGCAAAGAAG GTAAACCTGTGTACATCTCgcttcctcattttcttcatgcAAGTCCTGATGTTTCAGAACCTATAGAAGGCTTAAGTCCAAATGAAGAAGAACATAGTACATTCTTGGATGTTGAACCT ATAACTGGATTCACTTTACAATTTGCAAAACGGCTACAAGTCAACATATTGGTCAAGCCAGCAAAAAAGATTGA CGCATTAAAGAGcctgaagaaaaattatattgtgCCTATACTTTGGCTTAATGAG ACTGGTACTATTGGCGATGAGAAGGCAGAAATGTTCAAAAGTAAAGtgactggaaaaataaaactccTTGGCTTGGTAGAAAATATCTTACTCGGTGTTGGGGTGGTGATGTTTGTTGCATTTATGATTTCATATTGTGCATGCAGATCAAAGAGAA GTGGTAAATGA